The following DNA comes from Deltaproteobacteria bacterium.
CTTTATGTTGCCTGTGGATTAGATGCTCTCGTTTCCCGCGTCTCTCCCGGAGTCAACGGTTTTTTTGACGGCGCGCCGCCTGTCGGTGATGACGAGGTGACCAATTTCGATACGGCAAGCCTCGGTGTCATTGATCTTGAAGGGATTACCTATGATTCCGATAACGGTCTTTTGTATATCGTCGGTGAACCTGGTGATTTATTAGCGCATATCACAACTGACGGCAAGCTTGTGCGGATGATCGATATTTCAGTGATAAATGCCATAGACCCGGCTGGTCTGGCTTATGCGCCGAGCAGTATTGATCCTTCCGTTATGAGCATCTATCTTTCCGACAGGGGTATTGATAATAATGATGATCCATCAGAAAATGACGGTAAGTTCCATGAACTGTCCATACCGCTCATTTCGGAAGGCAATTTAATGCCTTATGTCTTTGCAGGACCGGACCAGGCCATCATTTTTCCCGATGACGCTCTCCTCGATGCTATCGCCTCTGATGACGGCCTTCCCTATCCACCGCAGCTGATTATCACCTGGAGCGTTATGAGCGGACCGGGAACAGTCACCTTTAGTGATGCCGGTGCCCTGAAGACGACTGTCGGCTTTTCGGAACCGGGGGCATATGTGCTGCGTTTGACAGCGGCAGACGGCGAGTTTGAGAGCACAGATGAGTTGAACATTTTTGTGTCCCATTTGGCCTATACGCCCGCTGCGGATACTTTTGTTGATAAGGCTAATCCCGGTACCAATTTTGGGAGCGCGCCGGACCTTGAGATAAGCGCCCTTGGTGATGGATCGCCACAAGAGACTGCTTACCTTCAATTTGACGTCGTTGGACTTGCCGGTCCCGTACAGTCGGCCAAAGTGAGGTTAGAAGTAAGCAATGCCGGCGTATTTGGAGGCAGTATTCATTCCGTGCCGGATAATAGCTGGGGAGAATATACCCTTGACTTTAACAGTAAACCGCCCCATGAAAGTCAAAGTCTGGATGCCCTGGGAAAGGTGAATGCCGGTGATACGGTATTGTTCGATGTGACAGAGGCCATTAGCGGAGAGGGCACTTATAGCTTTGCCATTTCGGGAGTCAACCCTGCCTGCACAGGCGGCAGTGATGGATCGATGGGGGAAAGCGGGGACCTGGGGACTTACGCATCGAATTTGACGGGAGAAAAAGTTTATTTCAGTCCTTTTATCCCTGCAAATAGCGGCATGGTATCCTATATTCATTTTGAAGAATTCTCCGCTGACGGCCCGCTGCGGGCGGGGGTCTATGATCAACTGGGGAACCTGCTTGCTTCCTCTGTGGAGCTTAGGGGAAATAATTCCAACCCCGGTATGGAGATGCACGCGGCCCTTGATCAAGCTATCTGTTTAACCTCAGGGCAAACCTATTATCTGGCCCTTTGGGTGGGTAAGGACGGATGGGCCGGTACCGCTTATGGCGGACCGGGCGGGGGAACCTATTATGTCAGTGATGTGCCGTCTTTTCCCGCATCATTGTCATTGCCGGGAAATACTCAGAGCGGTTCCACCTCAATGAGGATCACAGTCAATAACAGCCCTGATTCCTTTGCCGGCGGCACTGCGGCAGTTGCAGCTTACCGTTCTCGCGAGTATCTGAATAATCCGCCAATGTTAATTATCAATCCTGTTCCCATCGGTATTCCATCAGCCGTAAATGATGCATTTAGCATGGATGAAAATACGACACTAAGCGGCAGCGTTATAACTAACGACAGTCCGGGCGATGTTCCCATCACAGTGAGCGAGCTTGTCGGTGTAAATAACGGTCTGCTGACTTTGAATGACGACGGCATTTTTTCCTATACGCCGAATGCCGACTTTAACGGCACAGACAGTTTTATCTACCGGCTGACCGATGCCGATAATGAAAGCTCCGACGGCACAGTGACCATAACGGTGACAGCCGTCAATAGCGGGGTGCCGGTAGCCGTCGATGATCCGGCAGCAGCCGTAACGCCGGAGGATACGCCGGTGACTACTATCAACGTGCTTTTAAATGACACGTTGGCAGATAACGCCGTCATCAGCGCCTTTGACGCTATTAGTGTGAATGGCGGGGTGGTGGTTTATAATGGTGACGGCACATTTACCTATACGCCGGCTTTGGGTTTCAATGGCACGGACAGCTTTACCTACCTGTTGATTGATGATGACGGTGAATCCGGTACGGCTGCTGTGGCCGTCACGGTGACAGCCGTTAATAGCGGGGTACCGGTGGCTGTCGATGACCCGGCGGCTGCGACAACGGCCGATGGCATAGCGGTGACTACCATTGACGTGCTCTTAAATGATACGCTCGTGGACAATGCCGTCATAAGCGCCTTTGACGCTATTAGTGTGAATGGCGGAGCGGTGGTTAATAATGGCGACGGCACATTTACCTATACGCCCACATCGGGTTTTACCGGCACGGACAGCTTTACCTATACACTGACCGATGATGATGGTGAATCCGGTACGGCCACGGTGACCGTTACCGTGACATCCGTCAATAGCGGGGCGCCGGTGGCTGTCGATGATCCGGCGGCGGGGACAACGCTTGAGGGTACACCGCTGACTACCATTGACGTGCTCTTAAATGATACGCTCGTGGACAACGCCGTCATAAGCGCCTTTGACGCTATTAGTGTGAATGGCGGAGCGGTGGTTAATAATGGAGACGGCACATTTACCTATATGCCGGTATCGGGTTTTACCGGTACGGACAGCTTCACTTATACGCTCACCGACGACGATGGTGAATCCGCCACAGCCACGGTAACCGTCACAGTGACTCTGCCCGTCCTTTGTGATGGCGGCAGCAATGGATCGATGGGGGACAGCAGGGATCCGGAAACTTATGCGGCGAACCGCAGAGGAGAAAAAGTTTATTTCAGTCCTTACACACCTGATGTGAGTGGAAGGGTATCCTATATTCACTTCGAAGAATTTTCCGCCGGAAGTCCCATAAGGGCGGGAATTTATGACCACCTGGGGAATTTACTGGCTTCTTCTGCGGAGCTAATGGGAAACAATTCCAAACCCGGTATGGAGGTTCATGCAGCGCTTGATCAAACTGTCTGTTTAGCCTCGGGGCAAACTTATTATCTGGCCCTTTGGGTGGGCAAGGACGCATGGGCAGGCACTGCTTATGGCGGACCGGGCGGAGGAACATTTTATAACAGTGATGTCTTGTCTTTCCCTTCATCCCTCCTATTGCCGGGAAATCAGCAGAGCGGCTATACTTCGATCAGGATTACAGTGAATAATAAACCGAACGCCTTTGATCCGGGTATTCCCGTTGCGGTAAATGATGCATTCACCATTAGTGAAAATACGACACTTAGTGGCAGCGTTATAACTAATGACAGTCCGGGCGATGTTCCCATTACAGTGAGCGAGCTTGTCGGTGTAAATAACGGTCTGCTGACTTTGAATGGCGACGGCGCTTTTTCCTATACGCCGAATGCCGGTTTTAACGGCACAGACAGTTTTATCTACCGGCTGACCGATGCCGATAATGAAAGCTCCGACGCCACAGTGACTATTACGGTAACAGCCGTCAATAGCGGAACGCCGGTAGCCGTCGATGATCCGGCGGCAGGGACGACAACGGAGGACACGCCGGTGACTACCATTAATGTGCTTTTAAATGACACGCTCATAGACAATGCAGTAATCAGCGCCTTTGAAGACGTTAGCGCAAGTGGCGGAACGGTGGTTAATAATGGCGACGGCACATTCACCTACACACCGGCATCAGGTTTCAATGGTACGGACAGTTTTATCTACGTGCTGACCGACGATGATGGAGAATCCAGTATGGCCGCAGTAGCTGTTACAGTGATATCGGTCAATAGCGGGGCACCGGTGGCGGTCGATGATCCGGCGGCAGGGACAACGCCGGAAGGCACGCCGCTGACTACCATCAATGTGTTCTTAAATGATACGCTTGTGGACAATGCCGTCATAAGCGCCTTTGACGCTATTAGTGTGAATGGCGGGACGGTAGTTAATAATGGTGACGGCACATTTACTTACACACCGGCATCGGGTTTTAGCGGCACGGACAGCTTTACCTATACACTGACCGACGATGATGGTGAATCCGGTACGGCAACAGTAACCGTTACGGTGACTTTACCCGTCTCCTGTGTTGGCGGCAGTAACGGATCCATGGGGGACAGTACGGATCCGGGAACTTATGCGGCTAATTCTACAGGAGAGAAAGTGTATTTCAGTCAATTTATACCTGTCAATGGTGGAAGGGTTACCTATATTCATTTTGAAGAATTCTCTGCCGGTGGTCCGGTGCGGGCGGGGATCTATGATCACCTTGGGAATTTGCTGGCTTCCTCTGCCGAACTTGCGGGAAATAACTCAAACCCCGGCATGGAGATGCATGCGGCACTTGACCAGGATGTTTGTTTAGTCTCAGGGGAAACCTATTATCTGGCCCTCTGGGTGGGCAATGACGCATGGGCCGGCGCCGCTTATGGCGGACCGGGCGGGGGAACCTATTATAACAGCGATGTGCCGGCTTTCCCCTCTTCTTTAGCATTACCGGGAAATAAACAGAGTGGTTCTACCTCGGTGAGGATGACCGTAAACAACAGCGCCGACGCTTTTTAATTAATCGTTGAAGTCCCCGTCCTTTGGGCGGGGATTTTTACCTAAGACAAGATTGGAATTCAGGTCATCTTATTGTCCTTTCTGTTGAATCTCCGGCAAGTCTATTTCCTCTTACTCTCAGATTAAAACCTCATAAAGCCTGGCTGCTTGTCAAATAGTGAACTTTATCATAAAATTAACTGATAGCAGGATAAATTCTCCCGCAGGGAGCTTTGGGGTATGAAAAAGATGGAATTTGAAAAAGATATTCTTTGTATCGGTGCCGGTTACGTGGGTGGCCCCACAATGGCTATGATAGCGGCCAAATGTCCGCAATATAAGGTGACAGTCGTAGATATTAATGCAGAAAGAATCGCCGCCTGGCAAAGTGATGATTTGCCCATTTATGAGCCGGGATTGCTTGATGTCGTGAAAGAAGCGAGGGGCAGGAACCTGTTTTTCTCAACAGATATCGACTCGAATATAAAGCGTGCAGATATAATTTTTGTTTCAGTGAACACGCCCACTAAAACTTTTGGTGAAGGGGCGGGAAAGGCGGCAGATCTTCAATATTGGGAAAAGACGGCAAGAGACATATTGCGGCTTTCTGACTCGGATAAAATTATCATTGAAAAAAGCACGCTTCCTGTCAGAACGGCAGAGGCCATGGAACGCATACTTAACTCAAATGGCAAAGGCATTCATTTTGAGGTTTTATCAAACCCCGAGTTTCTCGCTGAAGGGACGGCTGTTGCCGATCTTGAATGTCCCGACCGGGTTCTTATCGGTTCCCGTGAAAAGGAGAGTGGCAGAAAAGCAAGGCAGGAAATCGTTGATATTTATGCTAACTGGGTTTCACGGGATAAAATAGTTACAAGTAATGTGTGGAGTTCTGAATTATCCAAACTTGTTGCAAATGCATTTCTTGCCCAGCGGATTTCTTCGATCAACAGCATTTCGGCTTTATGTGAAAAAACAGATGCTCATGTGAGTGAAGTTGCTTATGCCGTCGGCATGGATAGCCGTATCGGCAGCAAGTTTCTTAAGGCAAGTGTCGGATTTGGCGGCTCATGTTTTAAAAAAGATATTCTCAACCTCGTATACATTTGTGAAACCTATGGCCTTCATGACGTTGCGCAGTACTGGGAAAATGTGATCAAGATAAATGAATACCAGGAGAGGCGCTTTGTTCAGAATATGCGTTGCGCTCTTTTTAACAGTATTGCCAATAAGCGGATTGCCATTTTTGGGTTTGCCTTTAAGGCGGATACGGGCGATACGAGGGAATCTCCCGCTTTGTATGTTGTCCGCCAACTGCTTGAAGAACGGGCAAAGGTTGTTGTCACCGACCCTCAGGCGCTGGAAAATGCAAGGCTGGACCTTGATGAATTCGGTGACGCTATCCAGTTTACTGATGATCCCTATGAAGCGGCTAAAGGCGCACATGCCGTGGCCATTGTTACCGAATGGGAAGAATATAAGAGACTGGATTATGAAAGGATCTATAATGATCTGGAAAAACCGGCTTTTATTTTTGACGGAAGGAATATTCTTGATCACCGGAGAATGCATGATCTGGGTTTTAACGTTTACGCCATCGGTAAACCGCCACTCACGCATTTCAAGGAATAAATAAGACCTGATCATTGCCTGGATGATGCAAGTGAATGTTGAAATAAAAGAACCTGTTAATACCTTTTTGCCGGTTTTTAAAAGGATAATTTTTAGAAAGGCGCAAGGTAAATGAGTAATAAGGTATTTTACAATTTACGTTTCTTTACAGTCCTTTTTCTGCTCATTTCTGCTTTCATCTTCCGGCTTTACTGGTCGCCCGGCACAGGTGTTCCTTTAAAAAAGAACTTTGTCGATTTTCCTCTTGAAATTTCAGGATGGAAAGGCCGTTCAGCGACACTCGATAAAGAGGTTCTCCATGTTTTAGGCTTAACGGATTACATGATGAGAGATTATGTTCCTCTTAATTCTTTATCTCGGCTTAGGGCCACATTGCCCATAAATTTATATGTAGGTTATTATGCGTCCCAGGCAAAGGGGAAAACCTATCATTCCCCAAAGAACTGCCTGCCCGGGAGTGGTTGGGAGTTGACGGGAATTGATACTGTGCCTGTTGATTTTAACGGGACCACCTATAAAATCAACAAGGTATTAATTCAAAAAGGGCTTGAAAAGCAGCTCGTTCTTTACTGGTTTCAGGACCGGGGGAGAGTCATTGCAAGCGAATACTGGGCAAAAATTTACCTGGTTTTCGATTCTGTAATGAAAAAAAGAACGGACGGCACCTTTATAAGGATAATGGCGCCTGTAAAAAGTTCACTTGATGATACACTTAAAGAAGAAATTCTTTTTGCCAAATCAATGTTTCCCTTTCTGAAAGAACATTTGCCGGACTGATTTTTTTCCTGCTTCTTACCAGAACGCCCATAAGCCCGTTTTAATAACGTAAATACCCAGCAGGAGATTTGTCATGCCATGGGCCATAATGCAAAGGTAAAGGTTTTTGGTCCGGTAGAGAAGCATATTGTAAAGGACGCCTGCAACAATGCCGGCGAGCCATAGGTTATGCTCTAATCCGAAGAGGACGGAAGCGATGATAAAGGAAGGCCATGTAAAGGCGCCGATCCTGATGGATGTGAAGTCGGGATTAATAATGTATCTTAAAATAAAGGACCGCCAGAACAGTTCTTCAAATAAGGGTACAATCAGTGATGCGCCGGTTAACCTGATAATGATAAAAATATAATAGAAAACATCAGGAAGAAGGTTTGGATCAAAGGATTTATTTTCTCCCTGTTTTGCAAAGTCCTGATCAAGGTTTATCCATAAAATGAAAACCATCGCTCCAATAAATAGGGATAATATAAGGCCCTGACGATTAATACCTTCCCATTTAAGCTCATCATATGCGTTCCGGAAATAAATGAGAGCAATGATGACAAGGAGAATCCTGACGGTATAAAAGAAAGGCGTCAAATAGAGGGCGGCAGTATTATTTGCCAAAATAAATTCAAAGGCTGATTCGAGGGGAATAAAAAGTATGTAAAGGGCAAAAGGAAAAACCCTGGGAATCCACGGTTTGGATAAAACGCTTATGGTCAAAGGAATCTCCCGGAGAATTATTGGGTGCAGATACGTATGTCTTCGCAGCGGCTTCTGCACCATGAACCAGTACCGGTAATGATTAAATGCCGGAACGAATATGAAAAGATATACCTGTCTTTCAGGCATTTGTAAACAGGTTTTTAAGGTTTTTCAGGTATGTGATGTGACAGAACCAAAGGACTTGTCTTATCTTTTTTCAGTCATATGGCGGATGAATGTGCCTGATAAAGCTTTTTTTTGATCCTTGTTCTTTTGATTTTACGTTTTTATTGATTTTATTCACCAGGTTTGTTGAGTTTTTCTGTGGAATCGCTAAGCCTCTTCATTTCACCTGATCAGTGGTAAGAGGAACCCGCTTGCCGGTAAAAAAGTGCAGAAGCCGGTATTCAGGCAGTTATAGTAGCTTGTTTCAGCTTATGAAGATTGACTTTGTTTTTCAATTTGTTTTAAAATGAAGAATTTCACCTGGCTGTTTTAAAAAAGACTTTCTGTTAAGTTTTGTAAATTCGCATGAAAATTGCAAGAGTGTTCTCTTTAGTAATAATTTAAGTGACTTCTATGCATTTATTTAATGAAAATAAACTAAAAAGACATTTGTCAGAGGCATTTTCTTTTTTATGCTATCCAACTGGCGTGTCTGTCGTTTTGGGGAGGTATTTATGAGAATGTTGAGAGAAATAAAATTTGCTATTGTTTGGCTGCTTGGGGCTCTTCTGTTTGCAAGCTCTCCTTTTGTTGCCTATTCTGCAGTCCCTTCAATTGATTACCTGAATTCTCTTAACGTTGTTTATCCCGGCAGGTCGGTTCAGGATGCTTCCGGGAATATATACGTAGTTGACGCGAGAAAAAGCGCGGTTCACAAGTTTGATAAATATGGAAATGCCGTAAAAATAATTACATCCATAGCGCAGCCTGCTGCTGTTGCCGCCGGAGCCAATGGTGAAGTTTTTATTGCATCCTATAGCGGCATTTATACGGTGAACCCTGCCGGTGATATTGCTCTTTTTATTGCCGCCGGTGAAATAAATTCCCCCCTTGATATGGCCGTAGACTCTGCCGGTTATCTCTATGTCGTTGACTCGGCATCGAGGAATGTAAAGGTGTTCACAAGTTCAGGGTCTTTTTCATTTGCCTTTGGTGATGTCGTCAGGCTGGTGACAGACCTTAATCTGGACGGCATAGATGATGGCTGCACAAAGTGCTATCCTGTCTCTGTCGATGTAAAGTACGATGAGGTAAAGGGCATTGAAAAAATCAGGGTGGGCTATACGGTTGAATGGATTGATGCAAATAATAATAATGCAATGATCGTTACCTTTGACATTAGTGGCGCTCCTGCCGGTTACATGGGGACCCCTTTCAAGCCCGGCACCTACGAAGCGGCTCCGGCCTATAATGAACTTACTAAAGTCAATGGGCTCGCCACCGATAGTGCAGGCAGGATTTATGTTGCCGATAACTATGCCAGGAGAGTCGTTGTTTTTAGTGAAGAGGGTTCTGTTTTAACGGTTTTGCCTTTGGAAAGCATTCCAAGTAATGTGATGGTAGATCACTTTGACCGTTTATTTGTTTCCGCAATGAACGGGAGAGTGGATATTTACTCTATCGATGGGAAGGATGTGCCCAATGCCGTGCCCACGACACCATACTTTATTTCACCTGTGGGAGGCGATATTGTGAAAACCGCGACTCCCACACTTATCGCTGCCAATGCCACCGATGCTAATGGCGATATATTGACTTATGAATTTGAAGTATCTTCCAACCTTTCTATGACGGACATTGTCTGGAAACTTGAAAATGTTGCCCAGGGGGAAAATGGAATGACCTCTGCCACCGGTGTAATTCCGCTCGGGGAAGACACTAAATATTACTGGAGAGTGAGGTCTTTTGACGGAAAGGCCTATTCTCCCTATAGCCAGGTAACGTTCTTTGTTGTCAATAGCGAAAACAGCGCTCCCCTGATTGATGTTGTTTCTCCATCGATAGATGTCTTGTCGCTGGATGTAGGCTCATCAATCGGTTTTAATGTTTCGGGCCATGATCCCGATGGAGATAATGTCATTGTTCAATGGTATGTCGATGGCCAACTGGTCCTGGCAAATGAAAATACATTTGAATTTATGGCAGCGTCCGGTGACGCAGGACTTCATTCAATAGAAGTGAGACTAAGTGATTCTAAAGTGTATACAGGCAGGGCATGGTCTGTCACCGTTTACAGAGAAAATACGGCTCCCGTTGCTCCCGCCGCTCTTGCGCCTGTAGATGGCGTGGATATAAATCAGCTAAGGCCTGAGCTGGTTATTCAGAATTCAGCTCCCGACAGAGAGGGAGATAGTCTTTCCTATACATTTGAAGTAAGTACGGTCAGCGATTTTAGCAATATTGTTTCTTCCGTTGCGCAGGTTAGGGAAGGTGAAATATCTACGTCCACCATCATTGCAGACGACCTGCTGGAGAATACATTCTATTACTGGAGAGCAAAAGCCTGTGAAATCCCCCTTGCAGGAAGTTTTGTAAGTAACTATTATTGCAGCGCACCTTCTGCTACCGCCTCTTTCTTTGTGAATACAACGAATGATAAGGCGACCATGCCGGGGATTAGTTCTCCTGCCGATGGCACGGAAGTAGCGCTTTTGTCTCCTCTTCTCGTTGTCACAGCTTCAAAAGATGCCGATATTAATGATACCCTGACTTATGATTTTGATGTTGCCACAGACAGTAATTTCCTTAATATTATAGCAGGAACAAGGGGTGTTTCAGCGGTGGGAGGTTCAGCATCGTGGACAGTGGATGTGGAACTTTCTGATAATACAAGCTATTACTGGAGGAGCCGTTCCGTTGACAATAACGGCCTTGCCGGTGATTATTCGGTGTCGTGGTTCTTCGTAAATACGGCTAATGACGCTCCCTCAGCGCCTCTCGCTCTTTGGCCCGCCTCCGGTATCGAGATTCTGACAACCCTGCCTATGCTTAAGGCCGGTAATGGGGCAGACCCCGATAGAGATGCTCTGGTTTATATCTTTGAGGTTGATAAGGTAAATACTTTTGATAGTGGCGATTTAGAGAGATCTTCACTGATTGCCGAAGATGCGGAAAATACAACATGGATTATCACTAAGGCGCTTGTCGAAAACACCCGTTATTATTGGAGGGTCAAGGCGAGTGACGGCTTTGCTGAAAGCCCCTGGTCATCGACGGAAACATTCTTTGTCAATCTATATAATGACGCGCCTTCATCGCCTGTTTTAATGTCTCCTCTCAATGGCGTTGCCGTCAATGTGCTCAATCCTGAACTTGCCATCTACGATGCTGCAGATGCAGATGCTGACAGGCTATCTTACATATACGAGATTGCCAATGATTCCGCCTTTGTTTCCCCTGCCGCAGAATCAGGGCCTTCAGGAAACAGGTGGTTCGTTTCAGATGGGCTGATTGAAAATGAGTTTTACTACTGGAGGGCAAAGGCTGTTGATGAGCATGGCCTTGCCGGCCAGTGGTCACAGCCGGGAAGCTTTAAGGTTAACATTGCCAATGATCCGCCCACAGCGCCGGTTATATACTGGCAGAGTTTCCTTCCGTCGGAGAATGTTGTTTTAGAGATTGACAACAGTTTTGATGCCGATGGTGATTTGCTCACTTATGACATTGAAATCTACCGGGATATGAGCATGAAAACAGAACCTGATACAGTGACAGATATTCCCGAAGCGCCGGAGGTAACGCCATATGATGTTGGGGTACTTGAAAAAGGAACCTACTATTGGCGCGCAAGAGCTTTTGATGGCACCGTTTACAGTACCTGGAGCGGCGTGCGCATGATCATAGTAAATAAAGGCGCTGTAAATTCCAACCCGAGGACTGATAAGGCCTATGGTAGAAAGAGGTTCTAGTATGGCCGGATCTTTTTTTCCGCAAAAAGTAAAATCTATCATTAGAAAAGTTGCTTCTCTTGCTGTCTTGTCTTTTTTTATGTTATATGGAGAGCCTTCTTTTGCCGCAGCGCCCCACAACGTTGCTGAAACGAGTCATAATCTTTCATCTGAATTACTTGGGGGGGGATTTGGGTCGAATGTGACTGAAATTTGCGTTTTTTGCCATACGCCGCATAATGGGAACCTTTCCTATCCGCTCTGGAATCGTTATTCTACTATCGAAAGAGAATTTACCCTCTATTCAAGTTTTACCCTCGATGCAGACATGCCGGCTAACCTTGCGCCCGATAGCGCTTCCAGGCTGTGCCTGTCCTGTCATGACGGAGTAACGGCAATTAATGCCCTCGTACGGTACGGCAGTTTTGGATTCAAGCCGACTATGTCCGGTGGTGCAGAGACACTATCTGCAGCAGGAGAGAATACGGCAAACCTGGGGACTTCCTTAAGGGATGATCACCCTGTGGGATTTGATTATGCAGATGCCCAGTCCAGAGACAGCGGGCTGAGAAATATAAACGATGTGAAAGCCGGTGATCTTAAATTTTTCGGGGCCAACGGAAATATGCTGGAATGCGGGACCTGTCATGATCCTCATGTCGATTATGACTATATCAGAGGTTTCGGAGACAATGTTCTCGCTACTATCGGTGATAGACGATTAAGGCCTTTTTTGAGAATATCAAATCAATCGAGCCAGCTCTGCTTTACATGCCATATTAAGTAATGGTTGCACAGAAGATGGCCCTGACATGAAAAGTGGCCATCGATCCATAATTTTCCTCTTCTTTTTTCTGCTCCTTATTCCCCTTTTCTCAAAAGCGATCCCGGCGCCCCGTAATGATGCTGAATATGTTGACCGTCATAGCGGCATTTTTGGCAATGTTTTATGCTCCGGCGCCCGGAAACAGCCAAATTGTTACGATCGTTTAAGTGCAGCCGCGAGACGACCCTCTACAGAGAATGATAGTTCCTTTCTTTTAAGTTATCCCTGAAAGAGCACTTAGCTTGAATTTATTGTGAAATATCCGGGCTAATTCACTTGCCGCAGTAACTGACTGTCATCTCCAGCGTCACATTTTTGATTCTGATGCCATACTTGATATCACCCTGCAAAGGTGGCGATTCCCATGGTTGCTTATCCCAACGGATGCTTATGGCCGTTACTACAGGCCACCAGGTGTTGGCGCAAGCAATTCAATGGGGCTGATGAGAAGCAGGACTTGGCTCTTTCCTCTATTAGGCACATTTATTTGAAAATAAAATGTTATGGCATGTTTTTCGCTTATTTAGGTCTGTGCGCTTGATAAGACTACTCAGTTTT
Coding sequences within:
- a CDS encoding CAAX prenyl protease-related protein — translated: MTISVLSKPWIPRVFPFALYILFIPLESAFEFILANNTAALYLTPFFYTVRILLVIIALIYFRNAYDELKWEGINRQGLILSLFIGAMVFILWINLDQDFAKQGENKSFDPNLLPDVFYYIFIIIRLTGASLIVPLFEELFWRSFILRYIINPDFTSIRIGAFTWPSFIIASVLFGLEHNLWLAGIVAGVLYNMLLYRTKNLYLCIMAHGMTNLLLGIYVIKTGLWAFW
- a CDS encoding tandem-95 repeat protein, producing MKLSGSFFSIRNISMPLGMLLAFYLFSLAKPVELNAAPAPASLIQTIDTSRLTPPSPDPAGLCYLNFSDTFLISDSEVNEMPIFTGDNLFEISPSGILTSTMTTLPFSFEPTGVTLNTNNNHLFFTDDNEGFIIEVNPGPDGSYFTGDDSVTYSDTFLFNCTDPEGITFDSLQGDLYVACGLDALVSRVSPGVNGFFDGAPPVGDDEVTNFDTASLGVIDLEGITYDSDNGLLYIVGEPGDLLAHITTDGKLVRMIDISVINAIDPAGLAYAPSSIDPSVMSIYLSDRGIDNNDDPSENDGKFHELSIPLISEGNLMPYVFAGPDQAIIFPDDALLDAIASDDGLPYPPQLIITWSVMSGPGTVTFSDAGALKTTVGFSEPGAYVLRLTAADGEFESTDELNIFVSHLAYTPAADTFVDKANPGTNFGSAPDLEISALGDGSPQETAYLQFDVVGLAGPVQSAKVRLEVSNAGVFGGSIHSVPDNSWGEYTLDFNSKPPHESQSLDALGKVNAGDTVLFDVTEAISGEGTYSFAISGVNPACTGGSDGSMGESGDLGTYASNLTGEKVYFSPFIPANSGMVSYIHFEEFSADGPLRAGVYDQLGNLLASSVELRGNNSNPGMEMHAALDQAICLTSGQTYYLALWVGKDGWAGTAYGGPGGGTYYVSDVPSFPASLSLPGNTQSGSTSMRITVNNSPDSFAGGTAAVAAYRSREYLNNPPMLIINPVPIGIPSAVNDAFSMDENTTLSGSVITNDSPGDVPITVSELVGVNNGLLTLNDDGIFSYTPNADFNGTDSFIYRLTDADNESSDGTVTITVTAVNSGVPVAVDDPAAAVTPEDTPVTTINVLLNDTLADNAVISAFDAISVNGGVVVYNGDGTFTYTPALGFNGTDSFTYLLIDDDGESGTAAVAVTVTAVNSGVPVAVDDPAAATTADGIAVTTIDVLLNDTLVDNAVISAFDAISVNGGAVVNNGDGTFTYTPTSGFTGTDSFTYTLTDDDGESGTATVTVTVTSVNSGAPVAVDDPAAGTTLEGTPLTTIDVLLNDTLVDNAVISAFDAISVNGGAVVNNGDGTFTYMPVSGFTGTDSFTYTLTDDDGESATATVTVTVTLPVLCDGGSNGSMGDSRDPETYAANRRGEKVYFSPYTPDVSGRVSYIHFEEFSAGSPIRAGIYDHLGNLLASSAELMGNNSKPGMEVHAALDQTVCLASGQTYYLALWVGKDAWAGTAYGGPGGGTFYNSDVLSFPSSLLLPGNQQSGYTSIRITVNNKPNAFDPGIPVAVNDAFTISENTTLSGSVITNDSPGDVPITVSELVGVNNGLLTLNGDGAFSYTPNAGFNGTDSFIYRLTDADNESSDATVTITVTAVNSGTPVAVDDPAAGTTTEDTPVTTINVLLNDTLIDNAVISAFEDVSASGGTVVNNGDGTFTYTPASGFNGTDSFIYVLTDDDGESSMAAVAVTVISVNSGAPVAVDDPAAGTTPEGTPLTTINVFLNDTLVDNAVISAFDAISVNGGTVVNNGDGTFTYTPASGFSGTDSFTYTLTDDDGESGTATVTVTVTLPVSCVGGSNGSMGDSTDPGTYAANSTGEKVYFSQFIPVNGGRVTYIHFEEFSAGGPVRAGIYDHLGNLLASSAELAGNNSNPGMEMHAALDQDVCLVSGETYYLALWVGNDAWAGAAYGGPGGGTYYNSDVPAFPSSLALPGNKQSGSTSVRMTVNNSADAF
- a CDS encoding EpsI family protein; this translates as MSNKVFYNLRFFTVLFLLISAFIFRLYWSPGTGVPLKKNFVDFPLEISGWKGRSATLDKEVLHVLGLTDYMMRDYVPLNSLSRLRATLPINLYVGYYASQAKGKTYHSPKNCLPGSGWELTGIDTVPVDFNGTTYKINKVLIQKGLEKQLVLYWFQDRGRVIASEYWAKIYLVFDSVMKKRTDGTFIRIMAPVKSSLDDTLKEEILFAKSMFPFLKEHLPD
- a CDS encoding UDP-glucose 6-dehydrogenase encodes the protein MKKMEFEKDILCIGAGYVGGPTMAMIAAKCPQYKVTVVDINAERIAAWQSDDLPIYEPGLLDVVKEARGRNLFFSTDIDSNIKRADIIFVSVNTPTKTFGEGAGKAADLQYWEKTARDILRLSDSDKIIIEKSTLPVRTAEAMERILNSNGKGIHFEVLSNPEFLAEGTAVADLECPDRVLIGSREKESGRKARQEIVDIYANWVSRDKIVTSNVWSSELSKLVANAFLAQRISSINSISALCEKTDAHVSEVAYAVGMDSRIGSKFLKASVGFGGSCFKKDILNLVYICETYGLHDVAQYWENVIKINEYQERRFVQNMRCALFNSIANKRIAIFGFAFKADTGDTRESPALYVVRQLLEERAKVVVTDPQALENARLDLDEFGDAIQFTDDPYEAAKGAHAVAIVTEWEEYKRLDYERIYNDLEKPAFIFDGRNILDHRRMHDLGFNVYAIGKPPLTHFKE